One window of the Hoplias malabaricus isolate fHopMal1 chromosome Y, fHopMal1.hap1, whole genome shotgun sequence genome contains the following:
- the LOC136677813 gene encoding tryptophan 5-hydroxylase 1-like has translation MFSNKTDGPRRGRSFDSINQYEEKQLNNEIQENQDKILSSKREHAAVIFSLKNEVGNLVKALKLFQENQVKLLHIESRRSRSSNSELEVLVNCDSEQETLNEIIQLLKKQTNTVIMDTEILCSVEDDLPEEPWFPRKISDLDKCANRVLMYGSALDADHPGFKDNLYRKRRKYFADLAMNYKHGDPIPRVEFTEEEVRTWGVVFRELNKLYPTHACREYMCNLPLLSQHCGYREDNIPQLEDVSRFLREQTGFTIRPVAGYLSPRDFLAGLAFRVFHCTQYIRHSSAPLYTPEPDTCHELLGHVPLLAEPSFAQFSQELGLASLGASDDAVQKLATCYFFTVEFGLCKQEGKLRAYGAGLLSSISELQHALSGNAKILPFEPETTCRQECLITTFQDVYFMSESFEEAKVRMREFAKTIWRPFTVRYNPYTQSVCVLKDMPSINSVVEELRHELDIVGDALHRLHKHLGI, from the exons ATGTTCTCCAATAAAACTGACGGACCACGCCGAGGACGCTCTTTCGACTCCATCAACCAATATGAGGAGAAACAGCTCAACAATGAG attcaggaaaaccaagacAAGATTCTGTCCTCCAAGAGGGAACATGCAGCAGTTATCTTCTCCCTGAAGAACGAAGTTGGTAACCTTGTGAAGGCTTTAAAACTTTTTCAG GAAAACCAGGTAAAACTCTTGCATATAGAATCACGGAGATCCAGAAGTAGTAACTCAGAGCTGGAAGTGTTGGTGAACTGTGACAGTGAGCAAGAAACTCTGAATGAAATCATCCAGCTGCTGAAGAAACAAACTAATACCGTCATCATGGACACAGAGATACTCTGCTCTGTGGAAGATG acttaCCTGAAGAACCATGGTTCCCCAGGAAGATCTCAGACCTTGATAAGTGTGCTAACCGTGTTCTGATGTATGGCTCAGCTCTGGACGCTGATCATCCA GGATTCAAAGATAATCTGTACAGAAAGAGACGGAAATACTTTGCTGACCTCGCGATGAACTATAAGCA TGGGGATCCGATCCCACGAGTGGAGTTCACAGAGGAGGAGGTTAGGACGTGGGGGGTGGTGTTCAGGGAGCTGAATAAACTCTACCCTACACATGCCTGCAGAGAGTACATGTGTAACCTGCCTCTGCTATCTCAGCACTGCGGATACAGAGAAGACAATATTCCACAGCTTGAAGATGTGTCCCGTTTCCTTAGGG AGCAAACTGGCTTTACAATCCGTCCTGTGGCTGGGTATCTCTCCCCTCGTGATTTTCTGGCTGGACTGGCCTTCAGAGTTTTCCATTGCACTCAATATATCCGCCACAGTTCAGCTCCACTCTACACACCAGAGCC GGACACGTGTCATGAGCTGCTGGGCCATGTGCCACTGCTGGCTGAGCCAAGCTTTGCTCAGTTCTCTCAGGAGTTAGGCTTGGCTTCTCTAGGGGCTTCTGATGATGCGGTGCAGAAACTGGCAACG tgctaCTTCTTTACAGTGGAGTTTGGTCTTTGTAAACAGGAAGGTAAACTAAGAGCATATGGAGCTGGCCTTCTTTCCTCCATCAGTGAACTTCAG CATGCACTGTCTGGAAATGCCAAAATTCTGCCATTTGAGCCTGAAACCACCTGCAGGCAGGAGTGTCTCATCACCACTTTTCAGGATGTCTACTTCATGTCTGAGAGCTTTGAGGAGGCCAAGGTTAGGATGAG GGAGTTTGCTAAAACAATCTGGCGTCCATTCACTGTGCGCTACAACCCAtacacacagagtgtgtgtgtactgaaggACATGCCCAGCATCAACAGTGTGGTGGAGGAGCTCCGACATGAGCTGGACATCGTGGGAGATGCTCTGCATCGACTCCACAAACACCTTGGCATCtga